The Planococcus halocryophilus nucleotide sequence CAAAACAAACCAAAACCTAGCATTCGCAGCGTAAGCTCGGATCTGCTTTATCTATCCATCGCCCATGTGGCTGGGTAAAGCTCAACTTTAGTGGGATACACCGGTTGCTACCATCTGAGGCAACCGGGAGAGATTCTCAGATTAGTGCCCAGGACGCCTGCTTATCGGCAGAATGGCGCATGAAACCTTAATAGATGAGCTACACGCGTAGATGCTTAAGTAGCGGAGTTTCTGGACGCGGGTTCGACTCCCGCCGTCTCCATAGTGAGATTACTGTTAAACACAGTGGTATCAAGGTTTAAGCATGATTAGGGATATTTGATGGGAGTTGAACTCTTATTGAATATCCCTTTTATGTTCTTAGGTGAAATTACTCTTTATTTATATGAAATTTGGTTATAAACCTCCTGATTCTAAATTGAATTAGGGGGTTTTTTTGTGTTTAGTGCTAGAAAACATGGAGTATATTCATTAAGTGAAGGGCAGGCGACTGTAGCTGACAGTGGAAATTACGTTAATAAGAACTGGACACCTATCAGTTATGGAATGGAAGTTGTCTTTAGGCAGATGCAGATAGCTGGCAATAGACCACGGACAATTCAAAGTTACGACTATATTTTTAAACAGTTTGTTAAATTCAATGAACTGGTTTTTATTGAAGAAATCAATTCAGATTGTATTTATAACTATTTGGAGAATCTGAATGTAAAGGTCCAGACTAAGAAAATTCGCTTAAAAACTATTAAAGCGGTGTTAGGAAAGCTTTACTTCAACAATTGGATTAAAGATAACTTTTGGAAGAACATTCAAATCAAAGTTGATAAAGAAGTAAAATCTTCAGCTAAAGAATCGGATATTCATAAGTTGTTTCACTTAATTGATACATCAACATTCATTGGGTTTCGAGACGTTACAGCCATTAAACTAATGTTTAAAACTGGCATTAGAATTCATACTTTGTGCGAAGTGAAAGAACGACATATAGATTTTGAAAATCAATGCTTGAATCTTGATGGTTCTACAATGAAAAATCATAAATACTTAAAGTTGCCGATTGATGCTGAATTAGCAGAGTTACTGAAGATGTTGATTAATCATAACCAGAGAATTAGAAAGCATTTTAAAACAAGTAACACGAATGTATTTATCACGCAGAATGGTTTGGCGATGAATACAAGTAAATCTTCAAACTGTGCCATATCTAAGCAGCTAAATAAATATAGTAAACGATACGGCTTAAAGAACATTAATGCACATGCCATTAGAAGGGCATTTGCAAAGAGTTTATTAGAAAAGGGTGCTAGTGTTCCTTTAATCAGCAAAGCTTTAGGGCACAGTGATTTGGCGGTAACAACCCAGTATTTAGACTTAGATATAGAAGAAGTATCCAATAGTTTAAAGCAATATCTATAGGTACAAAAAAAGAGAATGCATAAGCACTCCCTTAGTTTAAAAATTGCACTATATGTTTGGCGACATAGTAGTGCAAAACTCATTAATTAATAGACGACAATCCATAATTGAATATGAGTTTAATTACCTTTATTTTACTTGAAAAATAGTTAAAGTGCAAAGGTCTATTTCCTAATGGTTTTTTTAGGATGAATTCTTTCGAGGTTGCCCATTAACTCGAATCAAAATAAAACTGGTCAGGTTATGACTTAGCCGATGCAGAAACTAAGTCTAGGATACAACTAATAGCTTCCTTGTTTGCTATTGTATCTGAAAGGTGGTGACTACCAATATAAAGGTCAGGAGTGGAAGGTCTGAATGATTACGGTCATACAGAACACGCCATACATTATGATTGTTACTGAGTTCCTCATACAGAAGGATAGGTATTTACGATGCATGTAGTAGACATGTAAAACGGATTGTAAGAACTATCGGGGCAGAAGTAGATAGTAGGGGTGTTGATTTGAGAGAATCACATTTAACAAGGGCATACAAAAACGGACCCCTCAAATGAAGGATTCATGAAGAAAAGTAATGCAATGGCTGTCTATGTTTTAGATTCTATTAATTTAGTTTCTAAATACATAGGCAGTCATTTTTGCACCAAGCCGTTGTCCTCAATTCTGGCTTCATGTTGATAAAATATAAAAGAAAAATCAATAGATTAGGGAGTTATATAATAAATACAAATACCAGGTGATATAATATATGTAATAAATAGTAAAAGGGTGAAGGTATGAATAACACAGTTCGCTTCATTGATTCAGTAAAGGAAAATCTTATTCTTACATATGAAGAATATGAAAACTATTCTTATAACGATTCAAATTTTGACTTTAATAAATACATATCAGATTCTGATTACCTAAAAGCAAGAATGATATTACGGAAATTAAGTAAAGAGAATGAGATTGAACTTCCAGAAACCTATGAAGTTAATAGAAGCATTAAGGAACTTTTCCAAGATATAAGCTATGCCAGTGGCTATAGTCAACAGAATACCGCTGGACGCATTGCAATGATTTTTAATAAATACAGTACATATCTAGAAGACAATCTATATGAAGTAGAAATTGTTAAAGTTGAGTGTGAAATACCAAAAGAATTAACTTATAGAGGAATCCAAAGTGATTTGTTAAAGTGTGAAACGAGAATTAGCGATGGGGATTTCGCAGGTGCTATTACTTCGGCTAAAACACTAGTAGAAGGGGTCTGCAAAGAAATCTTAGTGATAAAAGGAATAGACACCATAAGTGACACTGATAGCTTACCAAAATTATATACTGATTTGACTAAACAGCTTAACCTAAATTCAGCTAATCCAAAACTTGATAACTCTTTAAAAGAAATTACTTCAGGATTAAACAAAGTAATTAAAGGATTAGCTGAAGTAAGAAATCTAAGTGGAGACAGTCATGCTAAAATCATTACACCTTCATTTCATCATGCTGTACTTGCTGTAAATGCTGCAAAAACAGTAACTAGTTTTTTGTTTCATACTTATGAATATCAAAAAGAAAAACAATTTAATTGAAGATTTTTAGTGCATTTAATCTGTTTACAAAGGTGGAATGAATTTGGCTATAAATAAGGTGTCTAATAAAAAATTAGATGAAGAATTTGAAGTAGATGGTCTGTGGTGGTTGCCTGATGCTTTAGATAATAAGGTGTCAGGAACATTATTTTTTAACAGAAATGAAATCAAGTTAGAAATAATGGGGGCATTTCGTGATGAAGTAGGGTTTCAAGAACTTTTTGCTGAACCAAAAGCACCCTTTGAAATAGTACACGGTCAATCAGGTCATGGAGAAGAATTTACTCTTTTTAAAGCGAATTATTCATTTGATGGTGGTATGAAAAGTTATACAGGTTTTAAGTCAGAGGTATATCGTGTTTCTTCATTTATAGTAGGAGGACATTTCCCTGATAGTACAAACATTGCTTTCCATTCTTGTACGATATACCCGACATATTTAACCGCATGGCTTGATAAAAGCCCAATTACTATGGAACTTATACGAAATAGTAAGGATTATAATATAGAAACTGCTACTGCTAACTATAAAAATATTGATACATTCAGTTATAAAGTGGGAGTTTTGGAAGCGGAAATAGAAGAATGTTATAGGGCAAATTTTACTTTAGACAATTTTAGAGAGAATTTACATTGGAAATTTGCTAGTGGAATTAAGGTTGTTGCAAGCAATGATAGAGATATGGAATGGTTTAATGATAGAGGAGTAGAACTAAAAAACTTATTTTCAATATTGATTGGAGAAGGTGTGTACTTTAAAAACATCTACTTCTTAGGCGAGTTAAAAGATAGTGATTCATTAGAAAAAGGAATACGAGATAGAAAAGGATATGCTTACTTTATAACGCAACGTGACTATAGAGATAAAGAAAAGTTTACTAATAGAGATATATTAATAAATTTTGATGATGTTAAAGAACAATTAGGAGGATTATTAAATAACTGGTTTAAAAAGAGTGAGAATTTAAAAGAAATTTATAAACTGTACTTTGGGATTTTATATAGTGAGGTAGTTCACATAGAAAGCAGTTTATTAAAAACCATTCAAATATTAGAGATTTATCATAGAAATAAATATAATGGGATGGTATTTAGTGTCGATAAGTTTAACTTAGAAAAGAAGAAGTTAAAGGGGCTTTCAAAGAGGAATTTGGCCAAAGAAGTACACGTGAAAATGATGGAATCTATTGGTCGTTCAAACGAATTTAGTTTGAAAATGAGATTGGCAGAGTTAATAAATGACTTTTCTGGTGAAACACAAAAGGAATTAATAGGTGATGAAAATGATGTTAAAAAATTCATAAAACAATTAGTGGACACTAGAAATTATTTAGCACATTATGATGCAGATAGAAAACCTAACTTACTAACTACGATTGATGAGAAATTTTACGGTATTCAAAGGTTAAAAGCACTTGTAACATTGATACTTTTTGTTGAACTAGGTATGAGTGAAGAATTTGTAATGAAGAAAATAAAAAGTAGCAAACATTTTTCTTATAGTATTGCTAAAGCTAAAGAATTATTAAATGATTGAAGTGATTAAAAAGATTCCGCTAAGGTTTATTTATACTATTAATTTAGTTTATTCAATAATAATTGGGGGAACTAATTAAGTTTTTATATAATGTGAATATACGACTAGAGGTGTAATTTATGAGATTTAATTTATTGACCAACGGAATTGATTCTCTTAAGGCGAGTTTTGTTTCTATAAGGAAACTAGATGAATTAGCTGAAGGTGTTGAACACAACATTAAAGATACATTAATACATTTAAATCATGCTAATGAAATCCTCTTTAAGCTGATGCTTAAAAATCAAAAAGAATACTTAATGTTTGAAGATATTTCAAACTATATGAAGGCAAAATCAGTTATGCTACAGCAGGGTAAATCTAGTGTGTTAGAAATTAATCCGAAATTAAAAACAGTTAACTTTTCAACTGCCATAAATAGAATCGAATTACTGTGTGATATAGAAGTTTCTTCAGAGTTCAAAGGTGCATTGGACTATCTGAACAAAAAGCGTAACCAAATCATGCATTTTGAAATTGATTTAAATAGAGATGAGGTAAATGAATTAATTGAGAAACTTAAAATTTGTCAAAACTTATCAATTGAGTTTTTTAATGAACATCTGAATGGCATTGCAATGTTGATGCATGCAGCGAGATTTGAAGTCACGGTACAAGATTTTTTGAGTGAGTTAGCACATGATGAAGCTGAAGAATCTTATATTGATTTTATGGAGAGTGCTTATGAAGATGCAGGAGAAGGTAAGTGGTAAAAGAATATATGAGTTAGCCTTATATTCATAATTTTGTTCTCACTAATTATAGAGAATAACAAAAAAGTAAAGAAATAAAGCAGGTTATAGATAAGGATACTATATGATGAAAAGAATATGGATATTAGGGGAAGTAGTATGACTAAAATAATACTTGATATACAGAGTTTCAATGGAGTTAAAACCTCTTTACAACAATTACTTGGATACGATTTCTCAGTCTTCGAAAATCACTTGAAGGTATGCATTAATGACAAAAGTTTTAAAGAAATTATTGATGCTGAGTATCTTGTTGAGAATCAGTTGATTGATATGAATAGTTGGTCTGTAGAAAATGTTCACTTTAAAATATATCATTTCACGACCAGAAAAAATTTATCTGCATGTAAAAATACCATATGGGATTTGCCATCTGCATTAACAAAAGAAACGGATTTAAAGAATTTTTTAAGTGAATTCCAGATAAGTTTTGATTTTGGAAATCATAATATGCAGATAGGTGATAAAATTTATGATTTAAAGTCTGATGATGAAAGTATAGCTAGCATAGCCAGCAAAATATATACAGACCCTGAAGTTTGGGGGTTTTTACGGATTTTAAACCTACGGGGATATCAGCAAGTATTTCCTCATAGACCGGAGTTTATAGAAAATATATCATGTTTCTTAGGCTATCCGAAGATATTTAATGATAAATGGAAGCGAGAATTCGGAAAACCATATGTGATAGAGTTTGAGTCGCCACTTGAAAGACTTCAAGTTCATACTAATATTTCAATTAATCTTAATAAATCACAGTATTTAAAAGACCATTTTATAGATGAAGAAGCTTTTAGGTTAAACGATTTTCGACTCTATCAAAAATATATGTTAGTTAATTTACTACTCATAACTTACTTCGGAGTGTTAAAAAGAAACTCATATGAAGAGTTGTTTGGAAAAGTAAATGATTTATGGGATAGCATAGATTTATCAACTAACATGAGTTCATTCTTAAAGAACTACGAAGAAGAATTTCAACAAATTATAGTTTGTTTAAATAAAGGCGAATATGTATTTAAAGAAAAAATAATAAAAGTATGGAAATTTGAAGATTTTGAATTAAAAGCAAGAATAAATAATGGGTATTTATATTAATGGTATAGCTTGAATTTAGGTGGAGAGAAATATATTATATATTTTTTTGATAAAATAATCTCCACGCTAAATTCATTTAAGTTATTTTGTAGTGTAGATAATTATTACAAATCACTATCAAAATAATTTTGTAAAATCGTTCTCATTCTTTTACTTGGAATATACAAGTTAATTGACTTTCCTTCTCTAATTCGGCTTCTCCATATCCACTGAAGCAGTTCAGACAAGGCAAACATATCTTCATTTACTTCAACTCCTTTAGATTTAAAGAACTTGTATTTATATGGATGCATGAAACGATTAATTACATAGGCCAAAGATTCTCTTTCTTTAAAATCATTAGTAGCACGGGCATTGCAGGCGACAAAACCTTTTGTATATCCTTTGCCTTTCAGTTTGTCCTGATGTGCTTTGTAGCAAGTCCACATATTAACGGGTGTGGGCGATTTAACATTGTTTCTGAAGTAGGAATAAAGATTCTTTTTCATCCTAGAAACTAGGGATTCATTAATAGATTTATTGAACCAACTTAAAGATAGAGAATGTTTTTCTTCCCCGATAGTATTCAGCTTGCCTTCATAAATGTTTATCAGTGATTTTAAAAGCGTTTTATCATAGTGTTCTTTGTCTGCATGGTTCACCAGTACAAACTTTTCACCTAACTTTTGAACGGCCTTAAATTCATAATCCAGTTTGTACATATCATAATAATATTTCTGTTCCTGGGCTTGGAATAAATAAGTCAAAATGTATATCTCACTGAATGCATTGAAAACTGAAACAGGGAACAACCAGAAAAAAGTAGTGTTTTCAAAGTAAATCAGATTTTCCGTTTTAGAAATCGTTTTAATTTCATCATACTTAGTTTGCTGATACTCACTGTCCTGATTCCAACGAATAATTCCCGTACCTTCATCAACGTAAATCATTCCACTATTTATCATCAGTTTAAAATCATCTTTATTCATCGAAAATTCCTCTACTACATTCATAACTTCATCGAGTATCAGGGTATAGTTACTAATTTTAAGCAGTTCAATGATTTCTTCATCTGCATTTTGAAATAGGGCGTGGGTAGAAACAATATCCACTTCATTCAGAATCAGCTGCTTTAGGTTGGCCAACTTTCCTTTTCCTGCATTCTGCGGTTCTGTAAATTTCCGACTGGACACTGCTGATTTAATACGCTGAACTTCGTTTAAGAACGGGGTAATATATATGAACCTTTCATCTGTACTGGTTTCTTGCATATGCTGAATAGCCCATGAAGTCTTTCCACTCCCCATAATACTATCTACTACCTTAATAGGAGAATTAGGTTTCGGTTTTTCTGTGAATTTAGTTTCTTTTGTTAAGTTCATGAAAATCAAACTTCCTTTCAAACTGAATATATCTACAACCTATAAACAGTAAGAAAGCTGAAATCAGACAAAGAGAATCACAGTTATTATTGCTAACGCACGGGCATGGAAAGACTGCCCGAACACTAAGAACCTAAAGAGTTATATTCCTGAAATAGTAGCCTGAAATGAAACCAGCACAAGTAAAGTGCTTATTTTCTTTAGAAAGTCAGTCATACCAAGGGTTTGTGACCCGTACCCTTAAAGAGAGAGTATAAAAAAGGGGTTATTTTCAGATGCAATTAAACAGATATATCTATTGGTGGGTGAAGCTTTAGCTGAAACCCTGCGAAGCTTTAGCGAAGCAATAGTAATGGTAATACTTTATGTGCCAGTAAGCACAATAATGAACAATGGAAAATGAAGATATTATCAAAAAAGCATCGTAGGGATAAAGGTGTATAAGTTGCCTGTGTAGCATTAATGTAGCAAAACGCTGTAGGCAAGGCATAATATACAGGCAAATAAGTTAGCTTCTTTATATACAGAAACCTCCATAAAAGGCTATAGGACGCTATTTAATCTGTAATTAAGTGAGTTTATTAGGCATGACCGTAGAAGGTTGTAGGGGGCTTTAAATGGCTGTGTTGTAAAGTGGAGAACAGGTTAGATTTATACAGCAAGTCTTTCTTGGAGAGAGAAAAGAAAACAGTTGAACATTAATATACAAAAAAGAAGCCTGAAATTAATCAGACTTCAGCTTCTTTGCTTCTGCATATATGGACGCACGAGGAACGCCTGTGGTTTTAGCAATAGCATTTACCGATAATCCGTTCTGTTCCCTGTTGGCTAGTAGCTTCAGGGCATGCTGTACGGCTTCTTTAGGTTGCCCTTTACGTCCCAGATGCTTACCTTGCTTCCTAGCCCGTTCCCGTCCTTCAGCCGTTCTATCATTGATTAAATCCCGTTCAAACTGTGCAAAGCTGCCTAGCATATTAAACATAAGCTTTCCTGTTGCTGTGCTGAAATCAATCTGTTCTTTAATGAATACTAAAGTGATGCCCCGTGCCGTTAATTCTTCAGCAATCTTGTTTAAGTGTGTAATGGAACGTGCAAGCCTATCCAGTTTAAAAACTACGAAAGTATCACCTTCCCTTAGATATTCCAGTGCTTCCTGTAGTTGTTTTCTATCAGCGTTTGCACCTGATTCCTTTTCTTGATAAATCTTGTCACAACCATATTCAGTTAGTCTTTCCGCCTGTAAATCTAAATCCTGCCCTGCTGATGATACCCGTGCATATCCAATAACTGCCACTATACCCATTCCCTTCTGTGTGTCTAAAAGTCTAAGGTGTTCTATACGCTTTACATTAGACTAACTTCTGTACACTGTAAAGGATTATATCAGGGGACATATCTGGATGATATATCAGGTGTACATAAGTTGTAAGTTGTAGACGGTAAAGGATATAAAATTAAAGGATGGGGGGCATCTGATTAAAAGGTGGTGGGGCGGTTATGTACAGGCAGTGCTAGTAATCCTGTCTTATCCCTGCCGTGCTGTGCCGTGCGTGTGCCGCTTCTGAGGTGTGCTGTGTGGTGCTGTGCTGATGTGCTGAAGCTGACGAATGATTATATTATTTATTATTATCTTATTCAGATTAGTATCATGGATATATCAGGGCTATAGCTGTGCCTGTGTGCTGTTTGCCTTACATCTTGTTACAGCGTCTTACAATGGATTGTGAGAATGATAAAGAGTATCAAAAATTGATGGAAGATATAAATATATTTTAATTAATTCTTTATAGATATAGATACTACACGGACAGGGCGATAGATACAGGGATTTAAAAGCTTGAAAGGTTGATTTACCGGGCATAACGGGGGACACGGGGGTAGCAAGCTGTACAGTTGGCGAACCAATAATATGGAATACAATTTACCCGACTTTATTTCCCTGTACCCGGCTGAAATTACACGTCCCCTAACCATATAAAGTTGAAACTTAATATTCAATTCCCCTTAAAAAAAATACACCACCAATTTAAAAACCCTTTATTTTCCTGTAACTGTTATGTTGCTGCTTCTTCTTCATCCACTTCTTTGGGCATAGATGAAATTTTCTATACTTCCTAAAGTATTCAGATATAAATATAAAAATGTAGCAACTTGCGTCTTACTTTACACCTGTTTAAAGTCCCTAAAGCTACAAGAAGTTTGTCGCTTCTTGTTCCACTTTATATTTACTGTGTGTGTTGGATTTGTGCATTTTCACTATTGTCTAAACTAGTT carries:
- a CDS encoding HEPN domain-containing protein, which translates into the protein MAINKVSNKKLDEEFEVDGLWWLPDALDNKVSGTLFFNRNEIKLEIMGAFRDEVGFQELFAEPKAPFEIVHGQSGHGEEFTLFKANYSFDGGMKSYTGFKSEVYRVSSFIVGGHFPDSTNIAFHSCTIYPTYLTAWLDKSPITMELIRNSKDYNIETATANYKNIDTFSYKVGVLEAEIEECYRANFTLDNFRENLHWKFASGIKVVASNDRDMEWFNDRGVELKNLFSILIGEGVYFKNIYFLGELKDSDSLEKGIRDRKGYAYFITQRDYRDKEKFTNRDILINFDDVKEQLGGLLNNWFKKSENLKEIYKLYFGILYSEVVHIESSLLKTIQILEIYHRNKYNGMVFSVDKFNLEKKKLKGLSKRNLAKEVHVKMMESIGRSNEFSLKMRLAELINDFSGETQKELIGDENDVKKFIKQLVDTRNYLAHYDADRKPNLLTTIDEKFYGIQRLKALVTLILFVELGMSEEFVMKKIKSSKHFSYSIAKAKELLND
- a CDS encoding recombinase family protein, which gives rise to MAVIGYARVSSAGQDLDLQAERLTEYGCDKIYQEKESGANADRKQLQEALEYLREGDTFVVFKLDRLARSITHLNKIAEELTARGITLVFIKEQIDFSTATGKLMFNMLGSFAQFERDLINDRTAEGRERARKQGKHLGRKGQPKEAVQHALKLLANREQNGLSVNAIAKTTGVPRASIYAEAKKLKSD
- a CDS encoding abortive infection family protein; this encodes MNNTVRFIDSVKENLILTYEEYENYSYNDSNFDFNKYISDSDYLKARMILRKLSKENEIELPETYEVNRSIKELFQDISYASGYSQQNTAGRIAMIFNKYSTYLEDNLYEVEIVKVECEIPKELTYRGIQSDLLKCETRISDGDFAGAITSAKTLVEGVCKEILVIKGIDTISDTDSLPKLYTDLTKQLNLNSANPKLDNSLKEITSGLNKVIKGLAEVRNLSGDSHAKIITPSFHHAVLAVNAAKTVTSFLFHTYEYQKEKQFN
- a CDS encoding tyrosine-type recombinase/integrase; the protein is MFSARKHGVYSLSEGQATVADSGNYVNKNWTPISYGMEVVFRQMQIAGNRPRTIQSYDYIFKQFVKFNELVFIEEINSDCIYNYLENLNVKVQTKKIRLKTIKAVLGKLYFNNWIKDNFWKNIQIKVDKEVKSSAKESDIHKLFHLIDTSTFIGFRDVTAIKLMFKTGIRIHTLCEVKERHIDFENQCLNLDGSTMKNHKYLKLPIDAELAELLKMLINHNQRIRKHFKTSNTNVFITQNGLAMNTSKSSNCAISKQLNKYSKRYGLKNINAHAIRRAFAKSLLEKGASVPLISKALGHSDLAVTTQYLDLDIEEVSNSLKQYL